In Pseudobdellovibrio exovorus JSS, the genomic stretch CCAAATCTTGCATGTACCGCCAGTGCTGTTCCCACATCAACGGCTCACCACCAACCCAGTAGATTTCTTCCATAGTACCGCTGGTAATAGCCCGAGCAAATTCCTGTTCCACCACTTCACGCTGAAACTTTTTAATTTCAGCATTTATATGTGGCTGCATCCAGATATCACGATTAGGATCCCACTCTGAATACTGACGTTTTTCTTGCTCCCAGCTAGACGAGAGTGGCTCGCCGCACATGCGACACTTGAAATTACATGTATTGGCTAATCGGTAATCGTATGAAACTGGTCTCATGCTTGTTCGACCTGTATCATCCGTTAAATCATAGGCTTTCTGAATATGATGTGGAAAAAGGACCTTATTGAAGTAACTTTTGTAGGTATAGATATTCAATACCTGTTCGTTACAAACCATACACTCTGCTGGGGCTTCACCAGAAAGCATCTTTCGACGTATTGAACGCATATGATCGCTATTCCAATGTTCTTCTAATGTAAGAGGCTGATACGACGCTGTTTTTCCTTCACCAGCCTGATCAATGTACTGCTGCATGAACGAATGTTGCTCTCGACTAGCACAGCACATACGTCTTTCGGATTGAGGCGAAATATAGGTGTGAGTCCACGGCGCTATACAAAACGCGTTGTTCTTCGAAAACGGAATTCGTTTTTTGATTTTTTGATCGTCGTCTTGTCCGTTAGCCATTACCAATCCTAGCAGCTAAATCCTACCATCTGTTCTGCTGCAAAAAGAAACTTAAATTATTTGAAATGGCGCATTAGCTGTGGGAGAGTCATCTTAATGGACTCAAAAACAATTTGCGTGCTGGCATGGAATCATCTTGCAACTCATCCCGGTGGAGAGGTCAGTCTTTGTTGTATCTCGGACCATCGTGATGCCGCCAGCATGGCTAAGAACAGTCAATCGCAGTTGTTAAATCTTACAAAAAATTCTTTAGATGAAATTTTGAATAGTGAAGTTTTCTGTAATACGCGCAAACAAATGCTGGAAGGCAAACGCCCGCCAATCTGTGAAGTCTGTTATCGCCATGAAGACGCTGGTTTACAAAGCAAAAGACAATATGAAAATGCTCAATACCCTAAAACTTTGAAACAAGTTAAATCCCGAACAGACACATCTGGTGCTGTGTCTTTAGATCTTGAATTCTTAGAACTCAGACTCGGCAATCTTTGTAATTTAAAATGTCGTACATGTAATCCCGCTTCAAGCTCGAAATGGACAACAGACTATGAGGCTCTTAGTTCAGAGTTGAATTACCTAACTCAATATAATTGTAAAAACGAAGGCTTTTCATGGCCTGAAAAATCAGAGGTCTGGGACGGCTTACTTACAGCATCTTCCAAGAGTCTAAAAACCATCTACATTAATGGCGGCGAGCCAATGCTCAGCCAAAAACACTTTTCTTTTTTACAAAGCCTTATTGAAAAAGGCGATGCTAAAAAAATCGAATTAATCTATAGCATTAACTGCACTCTTCTTTCCCCTAAAGCCCTTGATCTGTGGCCTCATTTCAAAAAAGTTGTCGTTAAAGTTTCTGTAGATGATTTGGATAAACGAAACAAATATATCCGATATCCAGCTGACTGGAATGCCATCGAAAAAAATCTGCAAACTTTGAAAAAGCTCCCTCTTGAGCTTTCACTTATGCAAACAGTCAGCGCCTATAACTTCTACTATCTTGATGAGTACTGGAGCTGGGCTCAACACCTGAACCTACCTGTAGCTTACAACTACGTAAACGATCCAGAGTACCTAGGACCCAAGGCCTT encodes the following:
- a CDS encoding twitch domain-containing radical SAM protein; this encodes MDSKTICVLAWNHLATHPGGEVSLCCISDHRDAASMAKNSQSQLLNLTKNSLDEILNSEVFCNTRKQMLEGKRPPICEVCYRHEDAGLQSKRQYENAQYPKTLKQVKSRTDTSGAVSLDLEFLELRLGNLCNLKCRTCNPASSSKWTTDYEALSSELNYLTQYNCKNEGFSWPEKSEVWDGLLTASSKSLKTIYINGGEPMLSQKHFSFLQSLIEKGDAKKIELIYSINCTLLSPKALDLWPHFKKVVVKVSVDDLDKRNKYIRYPADWNAIEKNLQTLKKLPLELSLMQTVSAYNFYYLDEYWSWAQHLNLPVAYNYVNDPEYLGPKALPLPIRQKKIAQLKGHIASDKWNELHSLFSNTDYPELTNKFIEYTRSLDRLRKERFTEVFPELAAEFSQPECFEVSNASQ
- a CDS encoding twitch domain-containing radical SAM protein; protein product: MANGQDDDQKIKKRIPFSKNNAFCIAPWTHTYISPQSERRMCCASREQHSFMQQYIDQAGEGKTASYQPLTLEEHWNSDHMRSIRRKMLSGEAPAECMVCNEQVLNIYTYKSYFNKVLFPHHIQKAYDLTDDTGRTSMRPVSYDYRLANTCNFKCRMCGEPLSSSWEQEKRQYSEWDPNRDIWMQPHINAEIKKFQREVVEQEFARAITSGTMEEIYWVGGEPLMWEQHWRYMQDLVDLGFSKNVHVRYNTNLSKIVHKGVHLFDDILPHFKSYNVCASIDAAGKVGEFVRTGLNWEKWLENFKSGLPYMKKRGADSLIMDVTLTLPGLFGMKELHDLAIELDVKMYVKIVFAFDPSIVLSPFAAPKKVLHSILDDLLREIEPKANSKTMVLVETLKEMKNRPTFEEAYPDTYQEGFLRGRDQQRRLARYRKDGEESRLTIEQIYERNPALSQWWNS